From a region of the Deinococcus metallilatus genome:
- a CDS encoding transposase: MWNLKLRGERASILADALLAVPSSSYQQRSLKAALGLFLDLKTKKALHRAHTVSASALSRLLNVYEWDTAACWATLVQAQWEALLLAARRKHHPRLRLCVDLTSVPKTGRDLPFVRVYNEVYGLHLVVLYAVYGGLKFPVGYRVYRGKGSPSPVRLALDLLATVPAEVSRQFDVWVLADSGFESAQFLQGVWDLGFEFVVGVRSTRRTDHPGHVMVQDCEHGSWVHLANWPWETLTLARVDRGERTFFSVASQLLPGDCVAREGARRWAIESFFKEAKHGFGLNRFALRTAQGLDRWVLLVFAAFTLAMLCRADGLSLEQAAEVAARVALPLLVVQRLAVQVWREEEFLRQHGYSLTLSRCKT, translated from the coding sequence GTGTGGAACCTCAAGCTTCGCGGGGAGCGCGCCTCCATTTTGGCAGACGCGCTCCTGGCTGTCCCCAGCAGCTCCTATCAGCAGCGCAGCCTGAAGGCGGCGCTGGGGCTCTTCCTCGACCTGAAGACGAAAAAGGCGCTGCACCGGGCTCACACAGTCAGCGCCAGTGCCCTGAGTCGCCTGCTGAATGTGTACGAATGGGACACGGCGGCTTGCTGGGCGACCCTGGTCCAGGCCCAATGGGAGGCCCTGCTCCTTGCGGCACGGCGCAAACATCATCCTCGCTTGCGGCTGTGCGTGGACCTGACCAGCGTCCCGAAGACGGGACGCGATCTCCCCTTCGTCCGCGTGTATAACGAGGTCTACGGCCTGCATCTGGTGGTGTTGTACGCGGTGTACGGGGGCCTGAAGTTCCCCGTCGGTTATCGGGTGTATCGGGGGAAGGGGTCCCCTTCCCCCGTGCGTCTTGCCCTGGACCTGCTGGCAACCGTTCCCGCCGAAGTCAGCCGCCAATTCGATGTCTGGGTGCTAGCCGACAGCGGCTTCGAGTCCGCCCAGTTCCTTCAGGGCGTGTGGGACCTGGGCTTCGAGTTCGTGGTCGGTGTGCGTTCGACCCGACGCACCGACCATCCCGGGCACGTCATGGTGCAGGACTGCGAACACGGCAGTTGGGTGCATCTTGCCAACTGGCCCTGGGAGACCTTGACGCTGGCCCGGGTTGACCGAGGGGAGCGCACCTTTTTCTCGGTCGCCTCCCAACTGCTCCCGGGCGACTGTGTCGCCCGGGAGGGAGCACGGCGCTGGGCCATCGAATCTTTTTTCAAGGAAGCCAAGCACGGCTTTGGGCTGAATCGGTTCGCGTTGCGAACCGCTCAGGGGCTGGACCGCTGGGTGCTGCTGGTCTTCGCGGCCTTCACCCTGGCAATGCTCTGTCGAGCCGATGGCCTCTCGCTGGAACAAGCGGCGGAAGTTGCGGCTCGGGTGGCCCTACCGTTGCTGGTCGTTCAGCGACTCGCTGTGCAGGTCTGGCGAGAGGAGGAATTCCTGCGCCAGCACGGCTATTCACTGACCCTATCCAGGTGCAAAACCTGA
- a CDS encoding integrase repeat-containing protein, with product MTYEQARAAVQAAGWTTQQVYRKNWRQIPGLPSAPEQVYREWQDWRTFLGTARRFLTLEEASAAVQAQGYQSSAEYEARYQEVEGLPSNPDRFYEEFPGWGTFLGTGRTRRQPTPLSFAEARTLARSLGLGSSTEYFQKVQEDHRLPTRPTAFPEWQGWEDFLQLPGRLSYIEASQVVREMGVTDARAYARLYRQHSSLPSMPSEVYPEWQGWAAFLGQEEGKPSRFLSYDEACRTVRRAGIISFRQYSQVYRQYPGLPSTPNKVYSEWQGWEVFLKGN from the coding sequence TTGACGTACGAGCAGGCCAGAGCTGCCGTGCAAGCTGCGGGATGGACCACCCAGCAGGTGTACCGCAAGAACTGGCGTCAGATTCCCGGCTTGCCCAGCGCCCCTGAGCAGGTCTACCGGGAGTGGCAGGACTGGCGGACCTTCCTAGGAACGGCGCGGAGATTTCTGACGCTGGAAGAGGCCAGCGCAGCAGTCCAGGCCCAGGGGTATCAAAGCTCCGCCGAGTATGAGGCGCGTTATCAGGAGGTGGAGGGGTTGCCTTCCAATCCAGACCGCTTCTACGAGGAGTTTCCCGGCTGGGGTACCTTCCTCGGGACGGGCCGGACCCGGCGTCAACCCACGCCGTTGAGCTTTGCCGAGGCCCGGACCCTGGCCCGCAGCCTGGGGCTAGGCTCGAGCACCGAGTATTTCCAGAAGGTGCAGGAAGATCACCGCCTCCCGACCCGGCCCACCGCCTTTCCCGAGTGGCAGGGTTGGGAAGATTTCCTGCAGCTTCCAGGGCGACTGTCCTATATCGAGGCCTCTCAGGTGGTGAGGGAGATGGGCGTCACTGATGCTCGGGCCTACGCGCGCCTATACCGTCAGCATTCCAGTCTGCCCAGCATGCCCAGTGAGGTGTATCCAGAATGGCAAGGCTGGGCAGCGTTTCTGGGGCAGGAGGAGGGCAAGCCCTCGCGGTTCCTGAGCTATGACGAGGCCTGCCGAACTGTGCGGAGGGCAGGTATTATCAGCTTCCGGCAGTATTCGCAGGTCTACCGGCAGTATCCTGGCCTTCCCAGTACCCCCAATAAGGTGTACTCCGAATGGCAAGGCTGGGAAGTTTTCCTCAAGGGAAATTGA
- a CDS encoding type IV pilin protein: MKNGTQGFTLIELLIVIAIIGILAAVLIPNLLGARKRAYDTASINCGKALQVAETAYQGDKRTYGKYADLDTDLLTACTNTTAGTITVTDKTNTDTAYSFTVKAANGKNTYLVTQDNIQVQ, encoded by the coding sequence ATGAAGAACGGAACCCAGGGCTTTACCCTCATCGAGTTGCTGATCGTGATCGCGATTATCGGGATCCTTGCGGCGGTTTTGATCCCAAACCTGCTAGGAGCACGTAAGCGTGCTTACGATACTGCCAGCATTAACTGCGGAAAGGCGCTTCAGGTTGCCGAAACGGCTTATCAAGGCGACAAGCGCACGTACGGCAAATATGCCGACTTAGACACCGACCTGCTGACCGCCTGCACTAACACAACTGCTGGCACGATTACCGTTACAGATAAGACGAACACCGATACCGCCTATTCGTTCACCGTAAAGGCGGCGAATGGCAAGAACACTTATCTCGTCACGCAGGACAACATCCAAGTACAGTAA
- a CDS encoding pilus assembly FimT family protein yields MNGSLLKRQVAGFTLLEILVVLAVASILLSIGGWLFSRQIRDARSMDFVEALAQDINLARSVAMAKGQRTQVEFVSANQYVVKNLDAAGQPVLASQKNTSVTISGVNVGDKLICSSGGFCLGYTAAGAMKTLNQVSCTFNGKTRVLSITVLGLTRIES; encoded by the coding sequence ATGAACGGCTCTCTCTTGAAGCGGCAGGTAGCGGGCTTCACACTGCTGGAAATACTTGTGGTATTAGCCGTTGCCAGCATTTTGTTGTCCATTGGCGGCTGGCTCTTTTCCAGACAAATCCGCGATGCCAGAAGCATGGACTTTGTCGAAGCTCTCGCCCAGGACATCAACCTGGCACGCAGCGTTGCGATGGCCAAAGGGCAACGCACGCAAGTCGAATTCGTCTCCGCCAACCAGTACGTCGTCAAGAATCTGGATGCAGCGGGGCAACCGGTCCTGGCTTCCCAGAAGAATACGTCCGTGACCATATCTGGGGTGAATGTGGGCGACAAACTAATCTGTTCGTCCGGTGGCTTCTGCCTGGGGTATACAGCGGCGGGGGCCATGAAGACCCTCAATCAGGTGAGCTGCACCTTCAACGGGAAGACGCGGGTGCTTAGCATCACGGTGCTAGGCCTGACCAGGATCGAGTCGTGA
- a CDS encoding type IV pilus modification PilV family protein: MRDAGLTLVETLVAIALLAVVSLFPILLFVPSMQTNNTAKQRTLALRAAETWLDRYRANQEPMLAVPGLCTVSGSVVTCTYPYNYSYSSSDWSTHDAQLASIMSPFRHVVTLRVLASGANVWEYEVSAQTFWKQGSQEKSTTLTTRMAF; this comes from the coding sequence ATGCGGGACGCTGGCCTCACCCTGGTTGAGACGCTGGTAGCGATTGCGCTGCTTGCGGTGGTCTCGCTATTTCCCATCCTGCTGTTCGTGCCTTCTATGCAGACCAACAACACCGCCAAGCAGCGGACGCTGGCGCTGCGGGCCGCCGAGACGTGGCTGGACCGCTACCGGGCCAACCAGGAACCGATGCTGGCGGTTCCTGGCCTCTGCACGGTCAGCGGAAGTGTCGTGACCTGCACCTACCCTTACAACTACAGTTATTCCAGCTCCGACTGGTCGACGCATGACGCGCAACTGGCAAGCATCATGTCGCCCTTCCGCCACGTCGTCACCCTGAGGGTGCTGGCGTCAGGCGCCAACGTGTGGGAGTACGAGGTGAGTGCCCAGACCTTCTGGAAGCAGGGTTCCCAGGAAAAATCGACCACGCTCACCACCCGGATGGCCTTCTGA
- a CDS encoding prepilin-type N-terminal cleavage/methylation domain-containing protein codes for MRRGEQGFTLIELLVAAAIALLLLGLIVSLLATSLHIQARENQNVPVQQALRASIEVIAQDLRASIGPRVMYADVNGAGNPVPSGLALSTGTSVTILVPQANSTFVVSPPVGYPNVSSLPARSFTVVSPTSLTDTGGTSQSCSAAFTGSDYGVLYSTLNTNFQAGAGRAPDAFRVFQTAALLACPTGGGIAVLNHTPTPLPQLTWNPNTYVVEVIPVRYYVSNSTLYRQLAGQTAQVVAYNISALTLTYLPENPVAGVANCSPPATFVPTPTCTPRSVNVTLTSTPQNAAVQGARTLTASQIVFLR; via the coding sequence ATGCGCCGGGGAGAGCAGGGCTTCACCCTGATCGAGCTGCTGGTGGCAGCGGCCATCGCTCTGCTGCTGCTGGGACTTATTGTCAGCCTCCTGGCCACCAGCCTCCACATCCAGGCACGCGAAAACCAGAATGTCCCGGTCCAGCAGGCCCTCCGGGCCTCCATCGAGGTCATCGCCCAGGACCTGCGCGCCTCCATCGGTCCCCGCGTGATGTACGCCGACGTCAATGGCGCCGGGAATCCGGTTCCGTCTGGCCTCGCCCTCAGCACCGGTACCTCCGTCACCATTCTTGTACCCCAGGCCAACTCGACCTTTGTTGTTTCGCCCCCGGTGGGCTATCCGAATGTCAGTTCTCTGCCCGCACGTAGTTTCACCGTCGTGTCCCCCACCAGTCTGACCGACACCGGGGGAACCTCCCAGAGTTGCAGCGCCGCCTTCACCGGGTCCGACTACGGCGTGCTGTATTCGACCCTGAACACCAACTTCCAGGCGGGCGCGGGCCGCGCGCCCGACGCCTTCCGGGTGTTTCAGACGGCGGCCCTCCTGGCCTGCCCGACGGGGGGGGGAATTGCGGTGCTCAACCATACCCCGACGCCCCTGCCCCAGCTCACCTGGAATCCGAACACCTACGTGGTCGAGGTGATCCCGGTGCGCTATTACGTGAGCAACAGCACGCTCTACCGCCAACTGGCGGGACAGACCGCCCAGGTGGTCGCCTACAACATCTCGGCCCTGACCCTCACCTATCTGCCGGAAAACCCGGTTGCCGGGGTGGCCAACTGTTCCCCGCCCGCCACCTTCGTGCCCACCCCCACCTGTACGCCCAGAAGCGTCAACGTGACCCTGACCAGCACGCCGCAGAACGCGGCGGTTCAGGGAGCGCGGACCTTGACGGCGAGTCAGATCGTCTTCCTGCGCTAA
- a CDS encoding DUF4900 domain-containing protein, with protein MQRNKQDGFILVTVLMVMVLIALVGSTLLIKSTSELKQSGNSEGQARARGYAEAAQADMFYTLANPGLGYINDAFTPYVNAFARSNSKAEETAIVPASAYPAVLAAIQAAFPALASPSTLTAASYTSTINFRSLRADEGSFNRNGQTYYLDYSITGVATANGNKRNVVTEGTMRINLGRQSLNQFILLADDGGSGSNGTSGFFDTSSTYDGPVHVNKNWALSGSPTFLAGATTASSYVWMNNARGCRGFNFIRVTGQQASPNGCTAPNTNNKGLRYNADEIDLPKNAFSQARAALGMDATNLDEPNNGQTCQALRDYLSNCSSIPNGTYVPSNSGRVTGGIYVQGDASVTLSTSGALQIYTIKDQNNRTTTITVNYAANTTTYVTGTSLPRVLTGVPNGQLYVSGNITALSGPARTGNLPNPAPTDKVPSMVQPALAPKTQLNVAAGGQVTLTGDVTYTDDPRQVATAENVLGIISGTGHVMVGDAAPKDIYVSGAILAGADGKGLGVQSPNQVPAKGAIHLLGSLAESTDQLRGTVNNDGQSIAGYADDFHFDQRFFNGAVAPPFFPATTKFGVQTGWPIQRTWNEK; from the coding sequence ATGCAGCGAAACAAGCAAGATGGATTCATCCTCGTGACCGTGCTGATGGTGATGGTCCTGATCGCTTTGGTCGGCAGCACGCTGCTGATCAAATCCACGTCCGAATTGAAACAGTCGGGCAATAGTGAGGGCCAGGCGCGCGCCAGAGGCTACGCGGAAGCGGCCCAGGCCGACATGTTCTACACCCTCGCCAACCCGGGCCTGGGTTACATCAACGACGCGTTTACCCCTTACGTCAATGCCTTCGCCCGTTCGAACAGCAAGGCCGAAGAGACGGCGATTGTGCCCGCCTCGGCCTACCCAGCCGTTCTGGCCGCCATCCAGGCGGCGTTCCCTGCGCTGGCCAGCCCTTCCACCCTCACGGCAGCCTCGTATACGAGCACCATCAATTTCCGTAGCCTACGGGCCGACGAGGGCAGCTTTAATCGCAATGGGCAGACCTATTACCTAGACTACTCCATTACGGGCGTGGCCACCGCGAACGGCAACAAACGCAATGTGGTGACGGAAGGGACCATGCGCATCAACCTGGGGCGCCAGAGCCTGAACCAGTTCATCCTGCTCGCGGACGACGGCGGCAGTGGGTCGAACGGCACCAGCGGCTTCTTCGATACCAGCAGCACCTATGACGGCCCCGTTCACGTGAACAAGAACTGGGCCCTCAGCGGGAGCCCGACCTTTCTGGCCGGGGCGACCACTGCCAGTTCATACGTCTGGATGAACAATGCCCGGGGCTGTCGAGGGTTTAACTTTATTCGCGTCACCGGTCAGCAGGCCAGTCCCAACGGTTGCACCGCCCCGAACACCAACAACAAAGGGTTGCGGTACAACGCGGACGAGATTGACCTGCCAAAGAACGCCTTTTCTCAGGCCAGGGCAGCGCTGGGGATGGATGCGACCAATCTGGATGAACCGAATAACGGGCAGACCTGTCAGGCGCTGAGGGATTATCTCTCGAACTGCTCTTCCATTCCTAACGGCACGTATGTCCCTTCCAATAGTGGGAGGGTGACGGGCGGCATCTATGTGCAGGGCGATGCCAGCGTTACGCTCTCGACCTCTGGAGCCTTACAGATTTACACGATCAAGGACCAGAACAACAGGACAACCACGATTACCGTCAACTACGCGGCGAACACCACCACCTACGTCACGGGGACCAGCCTACCCAGAGTCCTCACCGGGGTTCCCAACGGGCAGCTGTACGTCTCGGGCAACATCACTGCTCTGTCCGGGCCAGCCCGGACCGGGAACCTCCCCAACCCTGCTCCCACCGACAAGGTGCCGAGTATGGTCCAGCCCGCCCTAGCCCCCAAGACGCAGCTCAATGTCGCGGCGGGGGGACAGGTGACGCTAACGGGGGACGTCACCTACACCGACGATCCCCGGCAGGTCGCCACTGCCGAGAATGTGCTGGGGATCATCTCCGGCACCGGCCATGTGATGGTCGGTGACGCAGCGCCTAAGGATATTTACGTCAGTGGGGCTATCCTGGCCGGAGCGGATGGCAAGGGGCTGGGCGTACAAAGCCCCAACCAGGTTCCGGCCAAGGGGGCGATCCACTTGTTGGGCAGTCTGGCCGAGAGTACCGACCAGTTGCGCGGTACCGTCAATAACGATGGGCAGTCCATCGCAGGCTATGCCGACGACTTCCACTTTGACCAGCGGTTCTTCAACGGAGCGGTGGCCCCGCCTTTCTTTCCGGCCACCACCAAGTTTGGCGTGCAGACGGGCTGGCCGATCCAACGGACCTGGAACGAGAAGTAA
- a CDS encoding helix-turn-helix domain-containing protein → MGREQDVRVLLSQSELDILTAAAQQIGMDLSSFLRHAALALAGDIRPQRYTRYELNSIYREAASRGHVWEESKLRERGLPLYWSETWVRARLAEGKTGKQLAILSGSPERSVHHHLRETHGIRVFRTLTDVQIASIRERYAAGEPRKEIAADLGVSNTTIGKYLRDMPTEREREAREVRERRGGEPLEPVQPGGLLKPNVQGLRDWSERLFAERAATLTWPTSTERIADVLFEGNRAVARGWTGRMVKKGRLRRLTKGWFDLASKGETVSGNSRV, encoded by the coding sequence ATGGGCCGCGAGCAAGACGTGAGGGTACTACTGAGTCAGAGCGAACTGGACATCTTGACGGCAGCAGCACAGCAGATCGGAATGGACCTCTCCTCCTTCCTTCGGCATGCGGCACTAGCCCTGGCCGGAGATATCCGGCCGCAGCGGTACACCCGCTACGAGCTGAACAGCATCTACCGGGAGGCCGCCAGCCGAGGCCACGTCTGGGAAGAGAGCAAACTGCGCGAGCGCGGCCTGCCCCTCTACTGGAGTGAAACCTGGGTGCGCGCCCGCCTAGCGGAGGGCAAAACCGGGAAGCAACTGGCGATTCTCAGCGGCTCTCCTGAGCGGAGCGTGCACCACCACTTGCGAGAAACCCACGGTATCCGTGTGTTCCGGACCCTCACTGACGTACAGATCGCCTCCATCCGTGAACGCTACGCTGCCGGTGAGCCTCGGAAAGAGATCGCGGCTGACCTGGGCGTGTCCAACACCACCATCGGGAAGTATCTCCGGGACATGCCGACCGAGCGAGAACGTGAAGCGAGAGAGGTGCGGGAACGGCGGGGAGGTGAGCCGCTAGAGCCGGTCCAACCTGGAGGGCTGCTGAAACCCAATGTCCAGGGGCTGCGGGACTGGTCCGAGCGCCTGTTTGCAGAACGGGCCGCCACCCTGACTTGGCCCACATCCACCGAACGGATTGCTGATGTCCTCTTTGAGGGCAACCGGGCCGTCGCACGGGGCTGGACGGGCCGCATGGTCAAAAAGGGGCGGCTGCGGCGGCTGACCAAGGGCTGGTTCGACCTGGCCAGCAAGGGAGAAACCGTCAGCGGCAACAGCAGGGTGTAA
- a CDS encoding transposase: protein MWNLKLRGERASILADALLAVPSSSYQQRSLKAALGLFLDLKTKKALHRAHTVSASALSRLLNVYEWDTAACWATLVQAQWEALLLAARRKHHPRLRLCVDLTSVPKTGRELPFVRVYNEVYGLHLVVLYAVYGDLKFPVGYRVYRGKGTPSPVRLALDLLSTVPPEVSRRFDVWVLADSGFESAAFLQGVRDLSFEFVVGVRSTRRTDHPGYVTVQDCQHGSWVNLANWPWETLTLARVDRGERTFFSVASQLLPGDCVAREGGRRWAIESFFKEAKHGFGLNRFALRTAQGLDRWVLLVFAAFTLAMLCRADTLSLEQAAEVAARVALPLLVVQRLTAPLWQEEEFLRQHGYSLTLSRCKT, encoded by the coding sequence GTGTGGAACCTCAAGCTTCGCGGGGAGCGCGCCTCTATTCTGGCAGACGCGCTCCTGGCTGTCCCCAGCAGCTCCTATCAGCAGCGCAGCCTGAAGGCGGCGCTGGGGCTCTTCCTCGACCTGAAGACGAAAAAGGCGCTGCACCGGGCTCACACAGTCAGCGCCAGTGCCCTGAGTCGCCTGCTGAATGTGTACGAATGGGACACGGCGGCTTGCTGGGCGACCCTGGTCCAGGCCCAATGGGAGGCCCTGCTCCTTGCGGCACGGCGCAAACATCATCCTCGCTTGCGGCTGTGCGTGGACCTGACCAGCGTCCCGAAGACGGGACGCGAGCTGCCCTTCGTCCGCGTCTACAACGAGGTCTACGGTCTTCATCTGGTGGTGCTGTACGCGGTGTACGGAGACCTCAAGTTCCCCGTGGGGTACCGGGTGTACCGGGGGAAGGGAACCCCTTCCCCCGTCCGGCTTGCCCTGGACCTCCTGTCCACTGTTCCGCCTGAGGTGAGCCGCCGCTTTGACGTCTGGGTGCTGGCGGACAGCGGCTTTGAGTCGGCGGCGTTCCTCCAAGGGGTGCGGGACCTGAGCTTCGAGTTCGTCGTTGGGGTCCGTTCGACTCGACGCACCGACCATCCTGGATACGTGACCGTGCAGGACTGCCAGCACGGCAGTTGGGTGAACCTCGCCAACTGGCCCTGGGAAACACTCACCCTGGCCCGGGTTGACCGTGGGGAGCGGACCTTTTTCTCGGTCGCCTCCCAACTGCTCCCGGGCGACTGTGTCGCCCGGGAGGGGGGTCGGCGTTGGGCCATCGAATCCTTTTTCAAAGAAGCCAAGCACGGCTTCGGACTGAACCGCTTTGCCTTGCGGACCGCTCAAGGCCTCGACCGCTGGGTGCTGCTGGTCTTCGCGGCCTTCACCCTGGCAATGCTCTGCCGCGCCGACACGCTGTCACTGGAACAAGCGGCGGAGGTCGCCGCCCGGGTAGCCCTACCCCTGCTGGTGGTGCAGCGACTCACTGCACCACTCTGGCAGGAGGAAGAATTCCTGCGCCAGCACGGCTATTCACTCACCCTATCCAGGTGCAAGACTTGA
- a CDS encoding xanthine dehydrogenase family protein molybdopterin-binding subunit: MQDTTHLGKRRKIIDGLEKVTGNARYAADLTLAGMVHARPVLSPYPHARLRGIDARAALDLPGVVAVLTGHDLNPGHAPHSRSSMLLALDEVVFAGQPVAVVVATSEAGAEDAAGRLEIDYEVLESVDDAAQAMTDELHVWPQGVPRAGTGMASLHGGEAGGQGSENLSNIDERRVFERGDVRRALEGAHVVIDRRYTNARVHQSYLEPHAVVAQPGARPGEVTVYTSTQGQYTVRSEVAGTLGLRERDVHVEPMTVGGGFGAKYGILDALVAAVSLHLRRPVRLVLSRSEDMLTTMPTPETAIRVRLGADAAGRLVALDVQAVIENGVFRFGHAGIIATVIGGMYRCENVRIETLEVLTHRAPVGAYRAPGVPQALFALESSVDELARTLGQDPLDLRLLNAAQTGDPTGTGFPWPDIGLKACLERAREHPIWRSRGQRPGEGVGLALGGWPGGFSPAGAVCRVEADGTVRLHVGSVDISGVHSSMVLIAAETLGVDPDAVEIVQGTTDSGPYAPASGGSQVTISLSGAVLDASRQVRDQLLDLAASHFEAHREDVELVEGHARVKGLPGKSVTLGQLAQLGQRLPGGPGPVVAEGRAAIKAGAPGFTVQLVHVHVDPDTGQVTPLEAVSIQDVGFALNPLLVEGQMHGGTGQGLSIGLYEGLHFAGGSLVNANFLDYAFPRATDLPPIEAVIVERPSEHGPFGARIVGEPPITAGAAAVANAIRDAAGVRVTELPVTSEALWRLMQGRASHRP; this comes from the coding sequence GTGCAGGATACGACCCACCTCGGCAAACGGCGCAAGATCATCGACGGCCTCGAGAAGGTCACGGGAAATGCTCGCTACGCTGCCGACCTCACCCTCGCGGGCATGGTCCACGCACGCCCCGTGCTCTCGCCCTACCCGCATGCACGCTTGCGCGGCATCGACGCCCGCGCCGCGCTCGACCTGCCCGGCGTGGTCGCCGTGCTGACCGGACATGACCTCAACCCCGGCCACGCCCCGCACTCGCGCTCCAGCATGCTCCTCGCCCTCGACGAGGTCGTCTTCGCCGGGCAGCCCGTCGCGGTCGTCGTCGCCACGAGCGAGGCGGGGGCCGAGGACGCCGCCGGGCGGCTCGAGATCGACTACGAGGTGCTGGAGAGCGTCGACGACGCCGCGCAGGCGATGACGGACGAGCTGCACGTCTGGCCGCAGGGCGTGCCGCGCGCCGGGACGGGCATGGCGAGCCTGCACGGCGGCGAGGCTGGGGGGCAGGGCAGCGAGAACCTCTCCAACATTGACGAGCGCCGGGTCTTTGAACGCGGCGACGTCCGCCGCGCGCTCGAAGGCGCACACGTCGTGATCGACCGCCGCTACACGAACGCCCGGGTCCACCAGTCCTACCTCGAACCACACGCGGTCGTCGCGCAACCCGGCGCGCGCCCCGGTGAAGTCACCGTCTATACCAGCACCCAGGGGCAGTACACCGTGCGCAGCGAGGTTGCGGGCACGCTCGGCCTGCGCGAGCGTGACGTGCATGTCGAACCCATGACTGTCGGGGGCGGCTTCGGCGCGAAGTACGGCATCCTCGACGCGCTCGTGGCCGCCGTCTCGCTGCACCTGCGCCGCCCGGTGCGTCTGGTGCTCTCGCGCTCCGAGGACATGCTCACCACCATGCCCACGCCTGAGACGGCCATACGTGTCCGCCTGGGCGCCGATGCTGCGGGCCGCCTGGTGGCGCTCGACGTGCAGGCCGTGATCGAGAACGGCGTGTTCCGCTTCGGGCACGCGGGCATCATCGCCACGGTCATCGGTGGCATGTACCGCTGCGAGAATGTGCGGATCGAGACGCTGGAGGTGCTCACGCACCGTGCCCCGGTCGGCGCGTACCGGGCACCCGGCGTGCCGCAGGCGCTCTTCGCGCTCGAATCGAGCGTCGACGAACTCGCGCGCACCCTCGGGCAAGACCCGCTCGACCTCCGCCTCCTCAACGCCGCCCAGACAGGCGACCCGACCGGCACCGGCTTCCCCTGGCCGGACATCGGCCTCAAGGCCTGCCTGGAGCGGGCGCGCGAGCACCCGATCTGGCGCTCGCGCGGTCAGCGCCCCGGTGAGGGCGTGGGCCTGGCGCTCGGCGGCTGGCCGGGCGGGTTCTCGCCTGCCGGGGCGGTCTGCCGCGTGGAAGCGGACGGCACGGTCCGCCTGCATGTCGGCAGCGTCGATATCAGCGGCGTCCACAGCTCGATGGTCCTGATCGCCGCCGAGACGCTCGGCGTGGACCCGGACGCCGTCGAGATCGTGCAGGGCACCACGGACAGCGGTCCCTACGCGCCTGCCTCGGGAGGATCGCAGGTCACGATCAGCCTCTCGGGCGCGGTGCTCGATGCGAGCAGGCAGGTGCGCGATCAGCTGCTCGACCTCGCCGCCTCACACTTCGAGGCGCACCGCGAGGATGTCGAGCTCGTGGAAGGCCACGCACGCGTCAAGGGGTTGCCGGGAAAGTCCGTCACGCTCGGGCAGCTCGCGCAGCTCGGCCAACGCCTTCCCGGTGGTCCCGGCCCGGTCGTGGCCGAGGGACGCGCGGCTATCAAGGCGGGTGCGCCGGGCTTTACCGTGCAGCTCGTGCACGTGCACGTCGACCCGGACACCGGGCAGGTCACGCCGCTGGAGGCCGTCTCGATCCAGGATGTCGGCTTCGCGCTCAACCCCCTGCTCGTCGAGGGCCAGATGCACGGCGGCACCGGGCAGGGCCTCAGCATCGGCCTGTACGAGGGCCTGCACTTCGCGGGCGGTAGCCTCGTCAACGCGAATTTCCTTGATTACGCCTTTCCGCGCGCCACCGACCTGCCGCCGATTGAGGCGGTCATCGTCGAGCGGCCCTCAGAGCACGGTCCCTTCGGGGCGCGGATCGTCGGTGAGCCCCCGATCACGGCGGGCGCGGCTGCCGTCGCCAACGCGATCCGCGACGCGGCCGGGGTGCGCGTGACCGAGTTGCCCGTCACGTCTGAGGCCCTGTGGCGGCTTATGCAGGGCCGGGCCAGCCACCGGCCTTGA